The proteins below are encoded in one region of Paramisgurnus dabryanus chromosome 2, PD_genome_1.1, whole genome shotgun sequence:
- the LOC135731389 gene encoding macrophage mannose receptor 1-like, with product MKASVSLYLFLSLCGLSSALLRKHFYVNEKLFWQDAQKYCREHHDDLSTASSQEAQQLTINQNFSDRFWVGLNTLNSTEWIWSGGEKEAFDYWNAGEPNTNYELCTAILKSNSKLINVVCNRNYSFYCMERFGLILVQDSKTWEEALDYCRQNYIDLVSIDSSRIMAEAINNTMTSQTANVWIGLRFLAGHWFWVNGGNVEYKAWSGGELQCPSKNLQCAALDKDNNVWKPEDCEKRLNFFCLKEYKKPEIF from the coding sequence atgaaggcATCTGTTTCTCTTTACTTGTTTTTGAGTCTCTGTGGTCTGAGCTCTGCTCTCCTTAGAAAACACTTTTATGTGAATGAAAAACTTTTTTGGCAAGATGCACAGAAGTACTGCAGAGAGCATCATGATGATCTGTCCACCGCTAGCAGTCAAGAGGCACAGCAGCTCACCATTAATCAAAATTTTAGTGATAGATTTTGGGTTGGACTCAACACTCTAAACTCAACAGAATGGATTTGGTCCGGAGGTGAAAAAGAAGCATTTGATTACTGGAACGCTGGAGAACCAAACACGAATTATGAACTTTGCACTGCTATACTGAAATCAAATTCGAAACTAATCAATGTTGTGTGCAATCgaaattattcattttattgCATGGAGAGATTTGGGCTGATTCTGGTGCAGGACAGTAAGACGTGGGAAGAAGCTCTGGACTACTGCAGACAAAACTACATTGATCTCGTCAGTATCGACTCGTCGAGGATAATGGCAGAGGCGATAAATAACACCATGACATCACAGACAGCTAATGTATGGATTGGACTGCGTTTTTTAGCTGGACATTGGTTCTGGGTCAATGGGGGAAATGTTGAATATAAAGCCTGGTCTGGGGGAGAGCTCCAGTGCCCCTCCAAAAATCTTCAGTGTGCAGCTTTGGATAAAGACAACAACGTTTGGAAACCTGAAGACTGCGAAAAGCGACTCAACTTTTTCTGTCTTAAGGAGTACAAAAAGCCTGAAATATTTTGA
- the LOC135783702 gene encoding macrophage mannose receptor 1-like, with product MKASVSLYLFLSLCGLSSALLRKHFYVNEKLFWQDAQKYCREHHDDLSTASSQEAQQLTINQNVSDRLWVGLNTLNSTEWIWSGGEKEAFDYWNAGEPNTNYEHCTAILKSNSKLFNTVCNRNFSFYCMERFELILVQDSKTWEEALDYCRQNYIDLVSIDSSRIMAEAINNTMTSQTANVWIGLRFLAGHWFWVNGGNVEYKAWSGGELQCPSKNLQCAALDKENNVWKPEGCEERLNFFCLKKYKKPEIF from the coding sequence atgaaggcATCTGTTTCTCTTTACCTGTTTTTGAGTCTCTGTGGTCTGAGCTCTGCTCTCCTTAGAAAACACTTTTATGTGAATGAAAAACTTTTTTGGCAAGATGCACAGAAGTACTGCAGAGAGCATCATGATGATCTGTCCACCGCTAGCAGTCAAGAGGCACAGCAGCTCACCATTAATCAAAATGTTAGTGATAGATTGTGGGTTGGACTCAACACTCTAAACTCAACAGAATGGATTTGGTCCGGAGGTGAAAAAGAAGCATTTGATTATTGGAACGCTGGAGAACCAAACACGAATTATGAGCATTGCACTGCTATACTGAAATCAAATTCGAAACTGTTCAATACTGTGTGTAATCgaaatttttcattttattgcatGGAGAGATTTGAGCTGATTCTGGTGCAGGACAGTAAGACGTGGGAAGAAGCTCTGGACTACTGCAGACAAAACTACATTGATCTCGTCAGTATCGACTCGTCGAGGATAATGGCAGAGGCGATAAATAACACCATGACATCACAGACAGCTAATGTATGGATTGGACTGCGTTTTTTAGCTGGACATTGGTTCTGGGTCAATGGGGGAAATGTTGAATATAAAGCCTGGTCTGGGGGAGAGCTCCAGTGCCCCTCCAAAAATCTTCAGTGTGCAGCTTTGGATAAAGAAAACAACGTTTGGAAACCTGAAGGCTGCGAAGAGCGACTCAACTTTTTCTGTCTTAAGAAGTACAAAAAGCCTGAAATATTTTGA